In one Drosophila pseudoobscura strain MV-25-SWS-2005 chromosome X, UCI_Dpse_MV25, whole genome shotgun sequence genomic region, the following are encoded:
- the LOC117184964 gene encoding CTD nuclear envelope phosphatase 1 homolog, whose protein sequence is MPEGANATIATNRGVYGNWEANTFTFSIFGTLNTWLVILIGIVLFNVNRKGLVQGSRYLIFKIFCYLVVKYLKSFYDFTPADTKKRTIIVDMNILISTVFVKKGKQWKKELGVPHDFTVEVPEYEGTMLIYKRPFLDHFLERVSRWFNLVIFIGSQENYATGMLDFLDDEGHQRYQRLYCRNPRRLYGQEAIVLDSTPPALCCYRENTIFVSTYIIGDWDRTLLSLLCFLDSVRYEDEVSS, encoded by the exons ATGCCAGAAGGCGCAAACGCCACGATTGCCACAAATCGTGGGGTCTATGGAAATTGGGAGGCAaacacatttacattttctat ATTCGGAACTCTGAACACATGGCTGGTGATTCTGATTGGGATTGTGCTCTTCAATGTCAATCGAAAGGGTCTGGTCCAGGGCTCACGCTATTTAATTTTCAAGATATTTTGCTATTTAGTGGTGAAATATCTAAAGTCCTTTTATGATTTCACGCCGGCGGACACGAAGAAGAGGACCATTATCGTAGATATGAATATTCTGATATCTACAGTGTTCGTCAAGAAGGGGAAGCAATGGAAGAAAGAGCTAGGTGTGCCACACGATTTTACAGTCGAGGTACCCGAATATGAGGGCACAATGCTGATCTACAAGCGGCCCTTCCTTGACCACTTCCTTGAGAGAGTGTCCAGATGGTTTAATCTGGTCATATTCATCGGTTCACAGGAGAACTACGCCACGGGCATGCTGGACTTCTTGGATGATGAGGGACACCAACGATATCAACGCTTGTATTGCCGCAACCCAAGGCGTCTCTATGGACAAGAAGCCATCGTACTGGATAGCACACCTCCGGCCCTGTGTTGCTATCGGGAAAACACCATATTTGTCTCCACCTATATTATCGGCGACTGGGACCGTACTCTTCTGTCCCTACTGTGCTTCCTGGACTCCGTACGCTACGAGGATGAAGTCAGTTCATAG